The proteins below come from a single Streptomyces spongiicola genomic window:
- a CDS encoding endonuclease V — translation MGGESLEAAVTENSVDGWAVWPDREVRAAALRIPEIDLKSVLRVIGVDVAYCDSQGIAVAAGVAWDRKERGAVLSSRLNGKPPVSYQFGQLGAREAGMAAGVARGLVRDGDVVMCDGHGLMHPERMGLGVHLAARLARPVVAVAKNPIHRERSQTSTERGSVQIISDSAGIVGVELRTANAVRPVYVSTGGGISLNSAIELVLEASRYRIPEPVRLADQEARKGLSEMLGDSHSR, via the coding sequence ATGGGCGGAGAATCTCTGGAGGCGGCAGTGACCGAAAACTCGGTTGATGGGTGGGCTGTGTGGCCTGATCGGGAGGTGCGCGCCGCCGCCTTGCGTATTCCCGAGATTGACCTGAAGTCCGTTTTGCGCGTGATTGGCGTCGATGTTGCTTATTGCGATAGTCAGGGGATTGCAGTCGCCGCTGGAGTTGCTTGGGATCGTAAAGAGCGGGGGGCTGTGCTGAGTAGTCGACTGAATGGGAAGCCCCCAGTGTCCTATCAGTTTGGACAGTTGGGAGCCCGTGAGGCCGGGATGGCGGCAGGGGTGGCGCGTGGGCTTGTGAGGGACGGAGACGTCGTGATGTGTGACGGACATGGGCTTATGCACCCTGAGCGGATGGGACTCGGTGTTCATTTGGCCGCACGTCTGGCGCGTCCGGTGGTTGCCGTTGCCAAGAACCCAATTCACCGAGAGAGGTCGCAGACTTCGACGGAGCGAGGGTCGGTGCAAATAATTTCAGATTCTGCAGGTATTGTTGGGGTCGAGCTGAGGACCGCGAATGCCGTTCGCCCCGTCTATGTTTCTACTGGTGGTGGAATTTCTTTGAATTCCGCGATTGAGCTGGTATTGGAAGCTAGTCGCTACAGAATTCCTGAACCGGTAAGATTGGCGGATCAGGAGGCCCGAAAGGGGCTTAGCGAGATGTTGGGAGATTCTCATTCAAGATAG